The Coraliomargarita parva region AATTCGGTTGTGCCGATCGATCCAGGGCTGCTTCGGCGTCGCGGTAGCGGCGGGGTTTTCTGTCTGCGCGGCGCGTGTCGATAGAGCTGCGGCGGCGCATGTGAGCGCCAGGCTGAGTCGGATGATTTGTCGGAGATTCATCTTTGGCGTTTACTGTTCGATTAGGATCGTGCCCCAGCGTTTGGCATCCAGTCCGGCTTCGGTCGGGACGTCGGAAACCATTCCGGTGTCTTTGTCATGCCAGTAAAGGCGTGAGGTGCGATTGGTGCCCGAGCTGTTGGAATAGATGATGCCGGGAATACCTTTCACTTCGGAAAGCTCGCTGGGGTTCAGCCCGATCTCGTCGAGCGGAATGGTGACTAGCACCGAATACTTGCCGTTGCCAACCCGTGATTGAATTCGAGCTTTGTCCAATCGACGGACGATATCAAACTGGCGGGCATTCGCGGTATTGGTCGAAACCACATAGGTCGTTGGGTTGTCCGGGGCTTCGGCGTGTTTCTGCCAGTAGGTGACGGTTTCTCCACTGGCGAGTGGTGCAGCTAGAATACGCACTTCACCACGTCCGGGGACTTCCAGTTTCAGATCAACCGCGTCGCCACCAATGAAGCCATGGCTGAAACGGCCTTCGCTGTTCTTCCATGGACTACTGTCGTTGACCTGGTAAGCAATGGCGAGATTCTTGCCGTCCTGAGCCATGGCCACCCGGAACCAGTTCGACGGATTGCCTGCTTCCTGAATCCGCGCGGTCGAGGCACCGGCTAGGATTGTATTGTCGATGCTGGTCGATGGTGAGGGGACGACGCGACTGAGTGTATTGACCTTTGCGATCGTGAGTTGCTCCGGTTCCTGATAGGCCTCTTCCTTATTAGCGGTGGCGATTTCGATTCCCTTGGCAATGCTTTCGGTCGTGGCACTCAGTTGGATGCTTTGTTTCCGGACAGTCTCGAGTCCATGTAGCTCCATGATTCGAAAGGCGATCCGGCCGATTTGCACGAGGACACGTCCTTTTTCGTCCCGCCACAGGAAACCTCCGAAGGCTTCGGGGCCGACAAAGGTCGGGTCCATGCTGATCTCGCCTTTGATGTCCTGCAAGAGCGAGGAGAGGTAGAGACCATCCATGCTCATCAGGAACCATTCACCGCGATCACCGGCCAATGCAGTTATACTCCCGACTCCGGGAACGTCTTCCACTACACCGACTGTGCGGAAGGGGGCGATGAGTAAGCCGCGTTGCGCTGCTGGAGCGTCATGACGCTTATAAGGATTTGGATAAGCGCCCTGGCGTCCATCGGCCGTTGAATAATGCACGCCGTCAGAGAGGTTGCCTGCGCTATCCATGACAAAGGTGCCAATGCTGCCATTCTTGCGGATTTGAATATTATCGCCGCTGTAGATTCCGGTAATCGGATTTTTCGGCTCCTCCGGATCTGTAAAATCGTAGAGTGGGACGCCAGTTTCGGTAAAACCAGTTGGGCGAAAGATCTTTTGATTCGCTGTGAGGATCGTCAGATCGGGCTGGATCCAGGCGTTGTTCCAGTAGTGATGTTTGATGTCGATACCACCTTCAATGATTTCGTTCGCGTCTTCGATGCCGTTGTCATTGCGGTCGATCCAGACGCGGCTCTCGTCGATATTCTTGGTTCTGGGATCATCATAATCGACCTGAACGACGGTCGTGAAGACTCCGCTCTCATCGCGTTTTGCAATGGTCAGGTAATCCGTTTTGATTTTGGAAATAACCACTGCGTATTCATGTCCGTTCAATTCGTAGACCAGACCACGTTCGTTGTGTGCAAGGTCCGGATGGAAATAAAGCGGCTGCTCCTGTGTCGGGCGGTTGAAAACGTCCGGATTCGGGTCGAGTTTAAACTCGATGCCGAGGGCAATGAACTTCGTGGAGTCGTCAACAAAAGGGAAGCCAAAGACGGCTCCGTAGTCGGTCGAGCCCCAATATTGATTGAGTAGAGTGCCTGCTGTGCTCCAGCTGGTCACGCGACGGCAGCTGTGGTTGGCTTCGGCTATCCAGAGACGCCCCTGGCTATCAAAGTCCAGGCCGAGTGGATCCACAAAATTCGTTTCGATGAACGGCCCTGCCGGACGCATGTCATGTTCTTTTTGATAGGCATCACCTAGCGCATGGAGCTGTGTGCCTTTGCGATTATAGACCAAAACTTGGTTGGTGCCTGAATCACTGATTGCAATGCGGTTGCCGTCGGAGCTGAGGGCAAATCGGACAGGTTCCAAGACTCCTTTTGTTTGGATGAGTGTTTTAGTGGTCTGGGCCTTCGTATCCAACTTACGGATGCTGCCGTCTTTAAATAGGCCGTAGAGCTCGTCCTTGTGGTTATCGACCGCGACCAGTTCGCTTGGCGCTTGGTGTTCGAGAATCTTGCCATCCGAAGGACGCATGATCCAAAGGCCTTGAGTGGGGATGCAGACGTAGAGCTGACCGTAAGCGTAAGCGATGGTGGAACTGTTTGGAGCATCACGCCAATTCGCGAGTGGGATGACACTTTCTGTACTGCGCTTTTCGTCTTCAAAAAGGGTAATCTTGCCCGTGTTGATGTCGAGTTTGCGCACCATTGCTCGCTCGGTCCATGCTTCGCGGGAGAACAGGTAGACCGAATCGTCATCCATTGTCAGATCGAGACTTTCGGTGACATTGACCCACTGAATGATGCCTTTCTCGTCGATACGTTGGACTCCGGAAGTGCCTTCGGTGCCGGTGAATCCGATGAGTAGGACATCACCACGACTGGCTGCAGAAGTAGGGTGGCCGTGATTACTGCCCCAGTTGACCCAGCCCTTGCTTGTCGACCAGGGGGGGGTCGAAGAGTTGTAGACGCTGTTGAGGAACTTGAGCGAGAAAGGCTCATGGTCCACAATTGTCGCCGTATATTCTCCAGGCGGAACCGGATTGCTGCTGTCGTCGAGTCCGTCCCAATAGTCGATATTCTTGCCGGCAGAGCGGGGATATTGGCCAAACAGGTTGCGTACACGTTGCCCGTCGGCATTGTCGATGGCGATGGTGACTTCACGGTCGCTGGGGAGCTCGTAGGCGATCTCCATCGATCCCGCAGTGTCGAAATTAGTGAATTGCTTGAGGCGCTCTGCTTGAAGGTTTTGCTGCGCTTCAGTGATCGCCAGGTTGCCCTCATTGCTCAGGACGACTTCGCCCCAACCCTCCTTGGCGCGGAAGAAGAAAATGCGGTTCACTGCGTCGTTGCGCAGGTTGTCGACCAGACGGTGATCCACTTTAATGCCCTCAGGATCGCCCCACATGGCTTCAATGCCCAGAACAAAACGATCGCCCGCATTAAGTGGTTCGCCGGAAAGTCGGACGTATTCCCATGGCCAAAAGGCTTCGAGGTTGTAGCCTTGGCCATTCTCCCATTCCTTGAAGGCAATCTGCCCGCCAAAGTCATCCATCGTGATCCCATACTCGTCTTCGAGGTCCTGACGGTAAGGGCCAGTGGCATCGTAAGGTGGGTTCTTTTTGAAGCCACCATGATTCACAATCATATAGTTGCGTTGCTCACTCGATGAGTGGAAGCCGTTGATGTGCATCTGGTGTTCCTCATCTGTGTTGTGGTCAAAGATGACACGTCCCTGAAAGGCATCGGCCTGCCAGCTTTGATGAAAATCTTCGCCGCGGGTAGCGTTTTTCAACGGCGTGTCGTCGGTATAACGCATGAGCAGATACACGCCTTTGTCGTCCCACATGACGTGGCTCCAGACGGAATACTTGTCGACGAGGGTCGGGTCGTTATAACTCCAGATACCTGCAGAAAGGTCCCAGTCGTTCTCTTTGCCGTCAATGGTCACCGGGGCGGGTGTCGGGACGGCAACGATTTCACGGTTGTTGGACGTAGCGCTGGCCGAACTGTCGGCGAGTGCCGAGTGTGTCAGGGCCAGGGTGGTGAGGGCTGTGCTGAGGAGATAAAGTGGTTTCATGAAGTTTTTGTAAGGTCCCTAGTTCGCTCATTGGCGCTGATACGTGGGGTTGATCGGTTGGTCTTTGGGTAGGGCGCGATATCCTTATCGCGCCGTGTCGGTGTTTGCTGTGTGGACTGAAATGATTGATTACGAAATGTATCTGAGCTGGATGTCGGTTCGCGGATCGTTAAGGATAACGATTTCTACCTGTAGTCTGTTCGAATGGCATGTAGCCTCCGAACTCACCTGTCCTGAGCTTGTCGAAGGGGGGGGCGGGGTGTGCTGGATCTGCGTAGCGCGAAGCTTCAGCGAGCGTTGAGTTGTGATTGGTGGTTCAGTCCGAAGTTCGAATAAAAGTATATTGCCTTACGGGCACTCGTTAAAGCTTCGCGCTACTTTGGAATGTCGTATGAACGGAACAGTGCAGAGGATCATTCGGCCGGGTGGTTGGAAAATTTCAGGGGCCAGAGCTTGTCGGTGTCGGCCTTGAGTTTCAGGCCGACTCTGAATGGAGTGTAGCCGACGTTGAAGGCACGGAAATAGACTTCGTTCCAACCTTGCTTGAGCGTTACGGGGGTGAAGGCGACGCGACGGGCACGCGGTGTTTTATGGGCCGTGTAATGCTTGTCGGGATCACCTTCGAAGAGCTTTACCCCGTTCAGGAACCAGCGAATATAGGTCATATTATGGCCCTGAAATTCGAAGTCCAATTCGACGGCTTCCGGTGCGTAGATCCAGGTCACACCATACCAGATCTGGGAGCTGCGCCCGATGCTTGCACGGGTGTCGAGTGGTTCGATTTCGACCGGCTCCCATGAGGTCGATTCGAGTTCCGGCCAATAGCCCTGAATCAGCTCGCCGGTATAGCTGGCATCTAGGTCAACCTTGGCATCATCCGGCGGATACCCGGCCGCGTGGAAGAACTTTTTAACCGGTTCCTTGTGACGTGGGTCGTCGGTAAACGCATCGGCTCCGGAGCCGCCAAAGGGCCCCAGTTTCTGCCAGTGTCGGATTACGTAGCCATCACTGAGGCCGGAGAACTTGGCGGGAGCCCAGGATCCGGGGTAGAGGCGAGCCTCGCTGGGTTCGTCGTAGGTTTCGATATTCGCGGAGCCGTCGGCATTGGCCCACCAGAATTTATTATGGCCACCGAGGTTGGCGGAGAAATTGACCATGGTTCTGAAGTCGCCGGAGAATGGTTGGCCAATGGCAGGGATTGCGCTGCGGGGGATTTTTGCGGCGATGACGTAGCCTTTACCATCTGCGTCCAAGACCGCTCCTAGAGTGGCTTCGTGAATCGGTCCGACATGTTCGAAGCTTACTTCGCCGACCGGAGTGCGGTAGGTTTGAGTTTCGGCACGATCATAATTAAGTTTCGGATACATCCCGAGGATGACCGGGGTGGGCTGGCCATCCTGTTCAAATAGGCCAAAAACCATACGAACATCGCCAGGACGGCCGTCTGCATTCGAATCGGCTGCGGCGTTTTCATCGCCCTGGATGTAAAAGCTAACCGTGTCAGTTTCCTGATCATGGGTGAAAATACGCTCGAGCGGGGGAGTGGGTTTGAGTTCAAATGTTCCACCCGTGCGCACGTGCCAGCGCAGATAAAGATGCTCTGGGTCGAAGAGGCAGCGAACTTCGACGCCTTGATCCTCACCGGTTTCGTAGCTGACGGGGGAGACCGATTCCCATCCCAACAAGGAGCCATCGAGTGCGGCCCCACCGACTGCAGGTGCGAAAGGTGCAATGTTCGTTTTGCCCGCACCGCCGCGTAATGTGACAGCAATTGGCAGTGGGTCGGCGATCTGCGTGGCTTTCAACTGGATGTGCTTGGTCAGGGCCTCGAGTGCGCGAACAGGATTGGACTCTAGGCTCCAGTTTTCCATCTCGTAGAGGAAGGGTGTATACTTTCCGGCTGCGTAGTAGATTGTCCCATTTGTTTCGTTGGCAAACATGCTGCCTGCAAAAAATTCCCCCGGCTGGCGGTAGACGCCGACCTCCTTGTTGATTTTTTCGGACGGAAATACGGTATCCAGATACATCCCGTCGTCGGTGTAGAGGTAGAGTCCACTGCGCGACTGATCGATCAGTGTGAGTATACCATTGATCGGTTTGAAGAGGCGGCTTCCGCCGATGATATCCCCCTTATGGTGTTCGGGTTGCATCAGGTTGGAACGTCCCACGCGCCACTTCATGACGTAGTTGCCGTCACCATCGGGTACATAGCGGGTGATCTTGTACTGGGCGCCGAAATTGGCGGTGAAATTCTTGCCTCCCCGGGCGTGTACGTAGAAGCCATCCTCGACCGAACCGTCGGCCATCATCCAGTCGCTGCTGTAGGTTTCGGCGAGCTCATTGCCTCCGTAGAGGGCGCTGACTTTGCCGGCTTCGCGTGCCTCGAAGACCGGGTCGGTGACCACCTTCTGGAATTCGGTGTAGACGGGATTGCCGTGTGAGTCGAAGTGGTCGACCGGCAGGCGCCAGACACTTTTTCCATGCTGTGCCGGAGACAGGTAGGACAGATCCTCGATAAAGCGTTGTCCGTGATAGGTGAGGATCCAACCATCCACCTCATTCGTTGCGCGGAGTTCGGATTCGTCGATGGCACCGTTTCCGTTGGCATCGTTCCAGAGCTTGTATGTTCTCCCCTCTCTGAGGATACCGGCTGACTTATAAAACCGGTTTTCCTTCTCGTCCAGTCGGTAGACGATGCCCTTGCGGCCGCCTGCGATGTAGAGAGTGTCATGGTTGGCCCGGATCGCGACAGGCTTGTCGATGTCGCCGTGCTGACCGGCATGCACATCGGGCCAGACGGCTTCAACGGTCCAGGTGTGTGTGTCGTAATCGACATGGTAGGCGGTGAGCCAGTTGCCGTGGGTCGGCAAGTAGATCCTGTTCGGATCGGCTGGGTCGACGGCGTAGCCATTGTTCACCTTGGTCTGGTAGCTCGGATATTCCTGGATCAGCGTACCTTTGTCTGGGGCCCATTCGGAGACACGGTTGGGCCCTTCGTATTCGGTGATGATCAGGCGGTCCTTGCCTTCGGAATCGACCCAGGTTGCCAGTTTACCCGGTGACATAAAGCTGAGCGGGTCGTAGCTGCCCGGCTCCTGCGCATCGAGGCGGCCGAGTGTACGCAGGATTTTCCCCTTGGCGTTGAGTTGGTAGACCTTGTTGGCTTCACTGTCGCTGAAGTAGAATCGGCCCTTGGAGTCGATTTCCATGTCGCAGGGAGTGATTGTTTTCGGGAGGTCGAAGGTCGTTTCCCATTCGCCAAGGGGCAGGCCATGGTCTAGTGTTATCTGCTTGAGGATCCACCGGCCGTCCATGTCGCTCAGGCAGTAGAGCTGCTGTTCATGGACGATAATGCTCTGCGGCTTTTCTATTTTAATCCGGCTCAGTCGCTCTCCGTCCGCACCCGCATAGACTGTGATGTCGTTGATGAACTCTTCCGTACTTTCAGTAAACTTCCCGTATTTGTGATAGCGGTTCTTCGGGGGAGCGATGTCGAATTTACCACGTTCGGCCACGTAGAGGTAGCTTTGCCCGCTTGCCGGATCCTTCCACGTGTCCATCGAGGTGACCTTGCCCCGGTTGATCGTGACATTCTTTCGATAGGCGCCGTTGCCGTTACCAAATGGCTTCTGGTCGGTGCGATAAATAAAGCGGGGACCGCCTTCCTCGCCGGCAGCCCAGACGGATTCTCCGTCCGTCGCAACCGACCAGCCGCCGGCGGCACCTCCGGAGTTGAACGAGTCGATGAACTGCTCGTAGCCGAGCGGCTTATTCAAATCGAACATGGGAGCGTTCAGCCCGTTTTCCAGATATTGGTAGTAAAAGACGGCAACCCCATTCGGCCCGACATCTACATCCCGCAAAGGTTGTCCCACCGGATCGCCTTTAAACAAGAGCGGTTGCTTCCAGTGCTCCGGATTCTCAGGGTCCGGCAACCAGGGAGACACGCCACCTGCAAACTTTGCTGTGATGGCGTGCCATTCCTCATCGACTTCCCAATAATAGGCCGGCGTGTAGATGCCTTTGACTCCATAATCGCCCGGAGGCACCGGCATATGGTTGTCGTCCAGGCCGTCCCAGTTTTCCGTGAACTGTCCTTGGTTTTCCGCTGTCACCGTACGTACCTGTCCGGCGACAAAGGTGCTCACGATCCAGTCCGGATTGTCGGGAGCCGTGATCGCGAGTGTGACGAGATAGGTTCTGGGGAACTTGCCGTCTACAGGCAGTGCGTAGCTTATGCCGATCCCCTGATTCGTGGCTTCAGCCCTGCCAGCTTGAGGGGCGAGTAATGACAATGCCGCTAATAGTGATGCCAGGATCAAGGTAGAAGCCGGGGAGGTGAACATAGTAAACTTAAAAATATATACCTTATATATGGTCAACGGCGCCTTCACTGTATGCAGAGTGTATGTCAGGCCTTGAGTGGGGAGATTGCTTCGAATTCGGTTAGATCCGCGGGAATACTTGGGCAGGGGCGACCTTCGGAGGCATCGACCACCTGTTTAACCAGGCCCTCGGCTACGGATTTTAGGGAGGTTGCAATGTAGTATGGGCCTTGTGGCATGGGAAAGGCCAGTGGATCGTTCCGGTGACTAATAATTTTTAGTTCGGGATGGCAGTTCTCTTGTCTCTCCTCGAGAGCCGTTTGCAGTGTCACCAAGTTGTTGTCCGGGAAGATGAGCACGACATCGGGCTTTTGTTTGCCTTTCCCTTGTAGTTTACGATAGGCATCCAGTATCTGAAGCTTTTCCTCCTCTTGTGACAGCTTTCCACTGTCGATTGAGTGGTACCAGCTTGGACGTGTTTCCAAACCGGCTTTCGCGCACAACTTTTGAACAATCGAGAATGAGGCTGCTTCAGACCGGTTGTGTTTACGAATGTAGGTCAGCAGGAGTGAGGGAGATGTAATGAAACCTATTGTTTGGTAGCCTTTCTCGCTGGCACGTTGCAGTGCTAAAGTCAGGAACTCCCGCACCGGGAAATAGACATTCTGTGATTTCGGCGCACTGCTGAATTGTACTACGGGGAGGGGCAGGCTCTGCATCTGTTTATTCACTTCGGTGGTGGTCATGATGGTCACCAGTGCCTGTATTTTCTGGAGCTCCGCCGCCTGTTTGACTTCAGGCAGTATTTCTGACTGCGCTTCTTCCATTTCGCGTGGCTCGAGCCAAGTGTGGATCTTGAGCCCCTTACGTTTTAATTCCTGATAGAGCAAGCGGTGGA contains the following coding sequences:
- a CDS encoding FlgD immunoglobulin-like domain containing protein, which codes for MKPLYLLSTALTTLALTHSALADSSASATSNNREIVAVPTPAPVTIDGKENDWDLSAGIWSYNDPTLVDKYSVWSHVMWDDKGVYLLMRYTDDTPLKNATRGEDFHQSWQADAFQGRVIFDHNTDEEHQMHINGFHSSSEQRNYMIVNHGGFKKNPPYDATGPYRQDLEDEYGITMDDFGGQIAFKEWENGQGYNLEAFWPWEYVRLSGEPLNAGDRFVLGIEAMWGDPEGIKVDHRLVDNLRNDAVNRIFFFRAKEGWGEVVLSNEGNLAITEAQQNLQAERLKQFTNFDTAGSMEIAYELPSDREVTIAIDNADGQRVRNLFGQYPRSAGKNIDYWDGLDDSSNPVPPGEYTATIVDHEPFSLKFLNSVYNSSTPPWSTSKGWVNWGSNHGHPTSAASRGDVLLIGFTGTEGTSGVQRIDEKGIIQWVNVTESLDLTMDDDSVYLFSREAWTERAMVRKLDINTGKITLFEDEKRSTESVIPLANWRDAPNSSTIAYAYGQLYVCIPTQGLWIMRPSDGKILEHQAPSELVAVDNHKDELYGLFKDGSIRKLDTKAQTTKTLIQTKGVLEPVRFALSSDGNRIAISDSGTNQVLVYNRKGTQLHALGDAYQKEHDMRPAGPFIETNFVDPLGLDFDSQGRLWIAEANHSCRRVTSWSTAGTLLNQYWGSTDYGAVFGFPFVDDSTKFIALGIEFKLDPNPDVFNRPTQEQPLYFHPDLAHNERGLVYELNGHEYAVVISKIKTDYLTIAKRDESGVFTTVVQVDYDDPRTKNIDESRVWIDRNDNGIEDANEIIEGGIDIKHHYWNNAWIQPDLTILTANQKIFRPTGFTETGVPLYDFTDPEEPKNPITGIYSGDNIQIRKNGSIGTFVMDSAGNLSDGVHYSTADGRQGAYPNPYKRHDAPAAQRGLLIAPFRTVGVVEDVPGVGSITALAGDRGEWFLMSMDGLYLSSLLQDIKGEISMDPTFVGPEAFGGFLWRDEKGRVLVQIGRIAFRIMELHGLETVRKQSIQLSATTESIAKGIEIATANKEEAYQEPEQLTIAKVNTLSRVVPSPSTSIDNTILAGASTARIQEAGNPSNWFRVAMAQDGKNLAIAYQVNDSSPWKNSEGRFSHGFIGGDAVDLKLEVPGRGEVRILAAPLASGETVTYWQKHAEAPDNPTTYVVSTNTANARQFDIVRRLDKARIQSRVGNGKYSVLVTIPLDEIGLNPSELSEVKGIPGIIYSNSSGTNRTSRLYWHDKDTGMVSDVPTEAGLDAKRWGTILIEQ
- a CDS encoding GntR family transcriptional regulator yields the protein MSESIVSKLRPSKAQLKKIPKEHAIRDHLREQILQTRLQAGAALPSMQEIAQLWESNYFTIHRALTPLVKEGLLVRHKGVGTFVADAKPKLETVGIYYGSDIISDPRHGYAIQLHRLLYQELKRKGLKIHTWLEPREMEEAQSEILPEVKQAAELQKIQALVTIMTTTEVNKQMQSLPLPVVQFSSAPKSQNVYFPVREFLTLALQRASEKGYQTIGFITSPSLLLTYIRKHNRSEAASFSIVQKLCAKAGLETRPSWYHSIDSGKLSQEEEKLQILDAYRKLQGKGKQKPDVVLIFPDNNLVTLQTALEERQENCHPELKIISHRNDPLAFPMPQGPYYIATSLKSVAEGLVKQVVDASEGRPCPSIPADLTEFEAISPLKA